Part of the Bacillus cabrialesii genome is shown below.
TAAAGGCGGCATCAACGCGCTGAACAATATGAGAACTGTGATGCGGGGTGTCTACGCCAATGTTATTCCGAAGCAGCTCGTGCTTGATCCGGTGCACATTGATGTTGAAAATGCTGCCGTCACAGAAAACATAAAGGACAGCGTGAAAGAACTTGTCGAAGAACTCGGCATGTTTGCAAAAGCAGGAAATCCCGGCGTCTGAACGCCGGGATTTGTTTATGTGAGCAGCGCTAATTGATCTTCGTAAGTCAGCTCTGTGGCATGATCAATATAACGGAGAAGAGAATACAGCATCTTTTCAAGAACGGCGTAATCCTGTTCAAAATGATACGCATGCAGAAAATGCTCGATTCGTTTTGATAACAAATCATCCTCTGTACGCACCATTAAAATCAATAAATTATCCCATTGGGAACGATGGGTGTAATACAGCGCTTTATCGTAATCGGCATAATCCATGAATCGCTTCTCCTTTCTTGTGTGAGAAGTTCATGATTAGTTTATGCGGCATTCCGTGTTATTGACGGGGCAAAACTTGGCGTCTGCGGCAGTACAGGGGTAGCAATATGAGGGAGACATAAAATCAAAATGCCTGAATGAAGCCTTCGCTTTTGGAAATCCTATGAGAGAACATATTCTGGTTACAGGAGACTGAAAACACATGAAATCTCTGCCGTATACCATTGCGCTTCTCTTTTGCGGAATGATCATCGTGTCAATGGCCGCAAAAGGACATTCAGCGGACACAAATGAGTCCGTTCAAAAGTGGGAACAGCTCGCCTGGAGCAAAATTCAGGATGAGTATAAGGGCGCTTCATTTTCAGATTACGCTTATATGGGACGGACCGAAGTAAATGATCAGCAGACGAAAGATGTCTTTCGGGTGACAGTCAGACAGAATGAAGACATCTTTTCTGTTCGGGCCGAAGTCTATTTTCATCCGGTGACAAATCATATGATCAGCATCAATGTCTTTAGGCTCTAAGCAAAAAAAACTGTACAGCCGGTAAGGCCATACAGTTTCTGTTTTTAGAAATATCGTTTTGCACCGAGATAGCGCTGTTTCCAGTAAGAGTTATTCATATTGGAAATCACAACTCCGGAATCATTGGCATTAATGAATTCGCCGTTTCCAAGATAAATTCCGACGTGGGAAGGGCCGGCTTTATAGGTTGTAAAGAAAACGAAGTCTCCGACAGCAGGCTGGCTGACAGATTTCATTGTGTTCCAATATCCGGCTGCGGTTAATCTTGATACGGATGTGACTTTGTTCAGTGCATAGTACATGAAACCGCTGCAGTCAAATCCATTCGGTGTCGTGCCTCCCCAGCGATACGGAACTCCAAGCTGCGCTTTAGCGGCTGCGATCATTGTGTTAATCTTTGCGCTAGTTGAACTGGATGTGCTTGAAGAACCGGATGAAGAAGAGCCTGAAGATGAAGCTTTTCCGGTAATGACCAGCTTTTGGCCAACCTGTAAGACATCTGTTTTTAAATTGTTTTTCTCCCGAATCTGCTGGGCTGTCACATTGAACTTTTGAGCAATCACCCACAAGGAATCTCCGCTTTTCACCGTGTATGTAGACGTTGTCGTGCCAGAACCCGCATTTGACGAAGAAGACGACGATGAAGAAGAGCCAGAAGATGCTTTGCCTGTCAGCTTCAGCACTTGTCCGACGTACAGCACGTCTGATTTCAAATTGTTGCTGTTTCGGATTTGCTGTACAGTCAGGTTATAGTTGTTCGCGATTTTCCAAAGTGAATCTCCGCTTTTTACCGTGTATTTCGTTGTTGCTGCAGTTTTATTCGAATGAGATGAAGTGTCTTTGGAAGACGTATCAGAACCGCTTGATTTTGTTTTTAACACTTGATTTACATAAATGGTATCTGATTTCAAATTGTTCAAGACCTTCAATTCAGCGACGGACATACTGACTTTGTTCGCGACTTTCCAAAGCGAATCTCCAAGCTTCACCTTATATGTTCGGGAAGAAGCTGAAGAGCTTGAGCTCTTATTAGAACTGCTTTTTGTACTGGAACTAGAGCTTGGGCTTGAGGAAACGGTACCGGACACCTTTAATTTCTGCCCCGCACGAATCATGTCGCTGCTTAGTCCGTTTAATTTTTTCAGTTGCTGCACCGTCATTTTAAACTCATTTGCGATCAGCCAAAGCGAATCTCCGCTTTTTACTGTGTAAACAGAACTTCCGCTCTTCTTGGTTGTTGAGCTTGAAGTAGATGAAGCGCCGGAATTGCTGCCTGGAATGGTAAGCGTCTGGCCGATCGACAGAACGGTAGTCGAAAGATGGTTGGCGGATGTGATAGCCGCCACACTTGTGTTATAGTTTTGGGCCAGTTTCCATAAAGAATCTCCGCTTTTGACCTTAATCGTTGCTGCTTCAGCTGGTGTCACTGCTAAAGTTGTACTGACAATCGCAGATGCTGTCAGCCCTGCTGCTAATTTCTTTTTCATCTGAGCTCTCCTTTTTCCCCCAATAATTTTGAATTTGCTGTTTCTTTTTTATATCGGCAGATTCGCCCTATCGTTTTGCCTTTTTTGAAAAACAGCTATATTATCTTAACAAAAAAGGGGAAAAAGGGCATAAAAAAAGAAGGAATCGTTCTATTCCTTCATTCTTAACAGCTTCATGATATCTTCTTTGTTTTTGACAAGGTCGCGCAGTGTGTAGTTGTCTAAAACCGCAAGATAGGCCATAAGCGCTTCATTAAGCACATGCTTTAAACCGCACACCGGCGAAATAACGCAGAGATTCTTGTTCGCGTCAAAACATTCAACAATATTAAAATCGTCCTCCGTTTTTCTGACAACCTCACCGATATTGATGTCTTCAGGGTCCATGCCTAAGCGTATGCCGCCGCCTCGTCCGCGTATCGTTTCTACGTAGCCGAGCTGGCCGAGCCTGTATATGACTTTCATAAGATGATTTTTTGAAATAGAATACGTTTCGGCAATCTGTTTTATATTTGATAGTTCTCCGGGACGTTCTGCAGCCAGAAAAATCAATACTCTTAATGAATAATCTGTGTAATTTGTTAACCTCATAATAAGACCTCAGAATAAGACATTTTCTATATCTTATCATAATCGATTGAAAAATGAAAAAAAAGGAATTAGCTGATAAAAAAAGTGCACCCAGCAGGGGACTGACCCCATAAGATGAGACAAATAAAAACACCTTCAAGTTTGAAAACGGATGATTGTTATCCGAAATTAGACTTGGGGGTGTTTTTTCTATGGGGACAAGAGTGAGTTATCCGGTTGAAGTGAAACAGAAGGCTGTAGAAATGAGATTGGCAGGCGTACCTATGAAAGAGATCATGCAGAAATTGAATATTAAGAATAAGACACAGGTTCAGACATGGGTTAGATGGCATAAGGCTGGTGATACACATCGATTCGAACAGCCTGTTGGAAAGCAATACACTTACGGAAAAGGTCCGGAGTATTCTTCCGAATTAGAGAAACTGCAGGCAGAGAATTGTTATCTAAGACAACAGAATGAAGTGTTAAAAAAGTACAACGAATTGGAAAGGAAGTTGATAGCGAAACGTCAGTCGAACTTGTAGAAGTATTGCGCAGCACAATGACCGTGCAGGATATCTGTATTCATTTAGGTATCTCTCGAGCGTCTTATTATCGTTGGAAGAAGAATCGGATGAAGGATCATCCCAAGCGACATTTGGAAAAACAAATCGGTACGTTGTGCCGAGAGCACAAGTATCGATATGGATATCGGAAAATCACAGCCATTTTAAAAAAGGGAATGCGTATCAACCATAAAACGGTTCAACGTATTATGCAGAAAAATCAGTGGCAGTGCCGGGTTAAGGTGAAAAAGCGTAAGAAGAATGGGCAGCCATATGCCGTAGTCGATAATATATTGGATCGGAACTTTCAGTCTGATCGCCCTCTTGAAAAACTAGTAACGGACATCACATATTTGCCTTATGGGCAGAAACAATTGTACCTTTCCAGTATATTAGATTTATACAATGGAGAAGTGATTGCTTATACGATTGGCGATAAGCAGGACACAGACTTTGTCTTAGACACACTTGAGCAGCTGCCAACATTGCCTGAGAACTGCGTGTTACATAGCGACCAAGGTTCTGTGTATACATCCTACGAGTATCAAAAAGCTGTTAACACAAAAGGCATTATCATGAGCATGTCCCGCAAAGGGACGCCCGCTGATAATGCCTCCATCGAATCGTTTCATTCCTTACTAAAGTCTGAAACGTTCTATCTTAACAGCATTGATCGAACTACGACCGCCATCGTAGAACGCACTGTCACAGAATACATTCATTATTATAACAATATTCGTATTCAAACGAAACTAAACAACCAATCACCGATAAACTATCGGCAATTGGCTGTTTAAAAGGTGTTTTGATCCCTGTCTCAAAAACGGGGGTCAGTCCCCAGGGGTGCACTTTTTTTGTTTACATGTTATGCGGCGGATTTTGGTTTTTACGGTTTTTATCAATTTCGGTGTTTTGTATTTTGCGTTCAAATGTAGACAGATAACGTGATGCAAAATCTTTTCCGCCAAGACCAAAGGATAATCCGAATGCGAGTGCGAAGCCGCTAAGCACGATGATGAACGCAGAATTAACGATTGTGGCAGCGACACCAAGCTGGTCCAGGGCCATAAAGAAAGCAAGTGCGATAATCGTATATTTAGCAATAGCAGCTAAAGACTTGAATTCCCGGCCTTTGATCATGCTTGCGAGAACTTTTCGCACCAATTCTCCGGCGTAAAGGCCGATGCCGAGAATGAATACAGCGACAAGGACATTCGGCAGATACGCGATGATGCCAGTTGCAATCTCTACGAGGAAGTGCAGCTGAACAATTTGCAGCGCTTCGGCTGTAAACAGCAGAATGACGATGATTTGCGCGATCATACCGACAACTTGAGACAAGGACAGCTTGGCAGGCGGTCCTGCTTCCATGCCCATTTTTCCTAACACAGAATCAAAGCCTGCGCGATGCAGCAGCCCGGACACCATGGTGTTCACCCATTTTCCTGCCCACATACCCGCTAAAACAAGCACGATGGCAATGATGATATTCGGAAGCATGTTTAAAATGGTATTCAGCATGGAGACAGCCGGTTTCGAAATGCCGGCGACATCAAGCTGGTCAAGCGCTGAAATGACAACCGGTATTAAAATCAGCACATAAGCGATGGTTCCGATGACTGCTGAAAGGCTTGTATCTTTTAAGTAAATAGATAAACCCATACGTGCGGCGAATCTTTCCGTTCCGATGCTTGCAAGGAAATTCGTAATGATGTCACGTACAAGACGGGCAACAAGCCAGCCGATTAATACGATAAGCGCGGCGGCAAATAATTTCGGCAGAAAAGCGAGCACGCTTTCCATCATATTTGTAAACGGTCCTGAAATGCCGCTGATTTTCAAAGAAGATAAAACCCCTGGCAGGAAAACAAGCAGCACGAGATAGAAGACAATTTGTGAAGCGGCATTGACTGCCTGATGAATATCTTTTCCTTCAGACACCAAGTTCCACTTGCGCAGCTTGTCACTCGTGTTCAGCTTCATCCCGATTTTTTTGACAAGGAAGCTCAAAACAGAGGCTGCAGCCCATCCTAACAGCAGAATGAGTCCCGCTTTCAGCACGCTCGGGATCGCCGCTGCAATCGCCGAAAGCATGCTGACAAACGGTGATGCCACTGTTGTCAGGTGCAAAATGTTAAAGAATAAAATAAAGACGATAATCAATGCGATAAAATAAACGACCTTGCTTATGACTTTTTCCGAGGAATAGCGCGATGGCTTTTTCCCGGCAAAAAGTTTATCGTCAAATTTTGTTTTTCTGAGCCCTTTGTATACCGCTTTTTCAATGATTTTAGCGATAGCCCATCCGATTAATAAGACGAGTAAAGCAATGATTAAGTTTGGCAGCTTACTGAGATAAGAAGAAAGCACGTTTGCTACATTCAATTGGTATCGCTCCTTTTTTCGTAATATGGTGTGTTTTTACCCACTAATACAATTGGCAAACAGCTGAATGTGCCGGGGGAATTTTTTTCTTGCCCAAGTGAGGCTATCATCTTTTGTCAGGCGGGCTCATACATTATAGATAAGTCCAAGTAGGGGGGATTCGGTTGAACGCGGAGGAGAAGAAGGGATTACAGCGGGCAATTGAGGAAATTACCGATATTGCAAAAGGATTCGGCCTTGATTTCTACCCGATGAGATATGAAATCTGCCCGGCTGAAATTATTTATACATTCGGCGCGTACGGGATGCCGACAAGATTCAGCCACTGGAGCTTCGGCAAGCAGTTTCACAAAATGAAGCTGCATTATGATCTTGGATTAAGCAAGATTTATGAGCTGGTCATTAACTCAGATCCATGCTACGCTTTTTTGCTGGACAGCAACGCACTCATCCAAAATAAATTGATTGTCGCTCATGTTCTCGCCCATTGTGATTTCTTCAAAAACAACTGCCGATTCCAAAACACGAAGCGCGATATGGTGGAAAGCATGGCGGCAACGGCCGAACGGATCAAACATTATGAACAGGTTCACGGGATAAAGGAAGTAGAGGCTTTTTTAGATGCGATCTTATCAATTCAGGAGCATATTGATCCCTCTTTGGTCCGTCCGAAGCTCTTATGGAGTGTGGACGATGAGGAAGAGGAGCTTGAAGAAGCAGCGACGCCATACGATGATCTATGGTCTTTGG
Proteins encoded:
- a CDS encoding YhdB family protein — encoded protein: MDYADYDKALYYTHRSQWDNLLILMVRTEDDLLSKRIEHFLHAYHFEQDYAVLEKMLYSLLRYIDHATELTYEDQLALLT
- a CDS encoding YqzG/YhdC family protein, which produces MKSLPYTIALLFCGMIIVSMAAKGHSADTNESVQKWEQLAWSKIQDEYKGASFSDYAYMGRTEVNDQQTKDVFRVTVRQNEDIFSVRAEVYFHPVTNHMISINVFRL
- a CDS encoding peptidoglycan endopeptidase; protein product: MKKKLAAGLTASAIVSTTLAVTPAEAATIKVKSGDSLWKLAQNYNTSVAAITSANHLSTTVLSIGQTLTIPGSNSGASSTSSSTTKKSGSSVYTVKSGDSLWLIANEFKMTVQQLKKLNGLSSDMIRAGQKLKVSGTVSSSPSSSSSTKSSSNKSSSSSASSRTYKVKLGDSLWKVANKVSMSVAELKVLNNLKSDTIYVNQVLKTKSSGSDTSSKDTSSHSNKTAATTKYTVKSGDSLWKIANNYNLTVQQIRNSNNLKSDVLYVGQVLKLTGKASSGSSSSSSSSSNAGSGTTTSTYTVKSGDSLWVIAQKFNVTAQQIREKNNLKTDVLQVGQKLVITGKASSSGSSSSGSSSTSSSTSAKINTMIAAAKAQLGVPYRWGGTTPNGFDCSGFMYYALNKVTSVSRLTAAGYWNTMKSVSQPAVGDFVFFTTYKAGPSHVGIYLGNGEFINANDSGVVISNMNNSYWKQRYLGAKRYF
- the nsrR gene encoding nitric oxide-sensing transcriptional repressor NsrR; the protein is MRLTNYTDYSLRVLIFLAAERPGELSNIKQIAETYSISKNHLMKVIYRLGQLGYVETIRGRGGGIRLGMDPEDINIGEVVRKTEDDFNIVECFDANKNLCVISPVCGLKHVLNEALMAYLAVLDNYTLRDLVKNKEDIMKLLRMKE
- a CDS encoding IS3 family transposase (programmed frameshift); its protein translation is MGTRVSYPVEVKQKAVEMRLAGVPMKEIMQKLNIKNKTQVQTWVRWHKAGDTHRFEQPVGKQYTYGKGPEYSSELEKLQAENCYLRQQNEVFKKVQRIGKEVDSETSVELVEVLRSTMTVQDICIHLGISRASYYRWKKNRMKDHPKRHLEKQIGTLCREHKYRYGYRKITAILKKGMRINHKTVQRIMQKNQWQCRVKVKKRKKNGQPYAVVDNILDRNFQSDRPLEKLVTDITYLPYGQKQLYLSSILDLYNGEVIAYTIGDKQDTDFVLDTLEQLPTLPENCVLHSDQGSVYTSYEYQKAVNTKGIIMSMSRKGTPADNASIESFHSLLKSETFYLNSIDRTTTAIVERTVTEYIHYYNNIRIQTKLNNQSPINYRQLAV
- a CDS encoding mechanosensitive ion channel produces the protein MNVANVLSSYLSKLPNLIIALLVLLIGWAIAKIIEKAVYKGLRKTKFDDKLFAGKKPSRYSSEKVISKVVYFIALIIVFILFFNILHLTTVASPFVSMLSAIAAAIPSVLKAGLILLLGWAAASVLSFLVKKIGMKLNTSDKLRKWNLVSEGKDIHQAVNAASQIVFYLVLLVFLPGVLSSLKISGISGPFTNMMESVLAFLPKLFAAALIVLIGWLVARLVRDIITNFLASIGTERFAARMGLSIYLKDTSLSAVIGTIAYVLILIPVVISALDQLDVAGISKPAVSMLNTILNMLPNIIIAIVLVLAGMWAGKWVNTMVSGLLHRAGFDSVLGKMGMEAGPPAKLSLSQVVGMIAQIIVILLFTAEALQIVQLHFLVEIATGIIAYLPNVLVAVFILGIGLYAGELVRKVLASMIKGREFKSLAAIAKYTIIALAFFMALDQLGVAATIVNSAFIIVLSGFALAFGLSFGLGGKDFASRYLSTFERKIQNTEIDKNRKNQNPPHNM